aaatgccgacctcacggacctgatggacctcacggatctaaaaccacacgtccttaaaaatctgaggtccatgctgcttgtagtttctggctctgacagacctcgatggcaatttagctctgacggatccgtctcagcatagggagagaaaagtattaggatctgtcagcgctaaaatgtcatagaggtctgtcatagccagagactagtgctggagcggatCTAAAATGAATCCATTAAACCGGTTTCCTGGTAAAATAAAGTGAGAGGTGGTTGTGCTTGCTATATCCCTATCCCACCCTGCCTATGGGGGTCTGCTTAAATCTTACTTTCTTGCTGGCCACTGTATCACATTGGTTACTGTTGTTTgttttcagtaaatttaaaaatctgagatcTGTGTCACTTTTagcctctggctctgacagacctctatgacattttagtgcTGACAGATCCTaaaacttttccctccctatgctgagacggatccgtcagagctaaattgccatcgaggtctgtcagagccagaaactacaagtggcacggacctcagatttttaaggacgtgcggttttagatccatgaggtccgtcaggtccgtgatgtccgcgttttaccccttccctttttcttAGCTACATGTATGTTGATCCATAAATCCAAGCAAACTTCAGTATCTACCTCTAGCATCTGCAATAGCTACACTTCCTCTTCCCATACATTGAAAAGTCATATTTTTTGTCACAGTGGGTTATTCCATGACAACTTCaaggctagattactgtaatgcagcCTAGAATGGTGTGATTACAAAGGGTTTGCACCAGCTCCAATTGATTCATCATGGTGCAATATGTAAGTAACATCTTCAGATCACACCATTTcagcaaaaacttcactggctcccagtataatACAGGGCTAAATTTAGGCCAGAGTACTTCCAAAGTCACTACGATCCTACCAAAGAGTATCCCTAACTACACTCTCTCCATAGGACATCATCAATGAGGCTTCTCTGAAGTAGCACCTTTATTTCGAAATTGGAGGATTTCACCTAGCACAAGAccatctctacttcaggaagcaggtgaaagacTGGCTCTTCTCCCAAACTGTTAATGGAAGAAGCAACTGACTAGTCACACACAAAAGGACTAACATTGGCCGCATCTGCTGCAGCAGGACTTGCCTACCACACCTGCTCTAGATCAGATTAGGTGGTTTCAACTTTTCTGACTGCACAAGCAACTTCTTTTCCGTTAAGTTACTCACTCCTCTTACTCTATGATATCTGTCTATATGTTCAGGCTCCACTTACCCTCATGCTATTAAAGAGGTTTTAATGTGTTTTGTGGTGATATTGTAGGTAACATCCTGTTATCTGGACTATTTTTACAGTtgtaaataaaaatacaaaaaaaatcccCTCTATGGTAGAAAAATTTTCTCCAATGAATGACTCTGCATATTTCCTACCTCATATATTTACACATTTTAATATTTTCATGATACACTTGCACAAGCAAAGTATCCTAATGATTCAGACACAAGGAGTGGGAGATAGAGACAATAGTTAACTTCCCTAAACCCACGATGAGGCTGTCTAGATATTAATCTTTCTCCCACAAAGAGAGAACAAAATGGAACGGCAGCATTTCTGCCTCTGAGGATATAATCTTTTTGAGACAGATATAACACAGCTATAAGAAACTGATTGATGCAAAAAATGGTAAGAAATCACTTAATAGCTGGAGATGTCAAATCAAAAGTTAATATTTAAATCCATTTCGCCAATGCTGTGTACTTGTTGCAGTTACTGATTGAGACGCTGAGCGCCGCTGTTCACCAATCAGGCGCTGAAATACAATAAGAGATCCAGCCGCCACTGCACTGCCCTCACACGCCCAGGAACGTTTAAGGACGAGGAGGACATAAGCTTATGGAGTCCGAATGCAAAAGTGAATCTCACTCACCCAGGACTGTAGTGAGTTGAACCTAGGATATCAAACCGATTATAGGAAAATCGGAACCATTCAACAACTTGTAATCGGAGGTGAGACGACAGAGGgaaagggcaaaaaaaaaaagaataataaaaaaatgcaAAGAAACTGGGACTTGAAAGGGATAATGCTGATTTGGTGGACAATCGCTACAGCCTTGAAAATGGTTGCTGGACAAATTCGTTACTCCATCCCGGaggaaatggaagaaggatcTTTTGTGGGAAATGCTGCAAAGGATTTGGGACTGGATTTAAGAGAGCTCTCGGCTCGCGGGGTCCGTATTATTTCTAAAGGTAGGACGCAGTACTTTGCCCTCGATCTGAAAAATGGGTACCTGTATATCAATGAGAAAATTGATAGAGAGCAGCTTTGTGGTCATGTAATTCCGTGTTTGTTAAATATAGAGATTCTTGCTGATGGTACTGCAAAGCTGTATGCAGTAGAAATTGAGATTCAAGATATAAACGATAATGCCCCCAGCTTTCTGAACAAGGAAATACTGTTAAAATGCAGTGAAACAACGGTACCAGGAACGCGATTTATTCTGCCTAAAGCGCAGGATCCAGATGTGGGGATTAATTCTCTCCAGAGCTATCACCTTAGTGCAAATAAACATTTCGCTTTGGATGTACAGACTGGGAAGGATGGGTTAAAACATGCCAAACTAATCCTTGCAAAATCACTGGACAGAGAAGAACAGGCTGGTCACCATCTGGTCCTCACAGCCGCTGATGGAGGGGATCCAGTCAGATCCAGCACAGTGCAAATCCGTGTCATTGTTCTCGATGCAAATGACAACGCGCCAGTTTTTACTGAAACTGTATACAAGGTGGATGTTCCAGAAAATGTTGCAGAAGGTACTATTGTTCTAGTCATAAGTGCGACGGATCAGGATCAAGGAACATATTCAGAGATAACATATTCATTTATAGAAATTACAGAAAAAGCCTCCAAAATATTTCAGCTGAACTCCAAGACTGGAGAAATATCGGTTATAGGAAATCTGGACTTTGAGGAATCTGAATTATATGAAATCGAAGTCCAAGCTGAAGACGGTGGTGGTTTAACTGCCCTTTCTAAACTTATATTGCAAGTTATTAATGTAAACGACAATATTCCTGAAATTTCAATATCATCGTTTGTCAACTCGATAAAGGAAGACAGTCCTGTAGGTACACTCATTGCTCTTCTAAAAGTGGAAGACCGAGATTCCGGAGAACATGGCCAAGTGGTATGTTCTATACCAAATAATCTTCCATTCCAATTCAATAGGTCCTTTGGCAGTTATTATAGTCTGAAGACGGATAAAACATTGGACAGGGAGCAAGTCTCTGAATACAATATAACAATTACAGTAACAGATAAAGGAACACCTCCTTTGTCCACAATCAAGAACATAACGCTACAGATTTCTGACATAAATGATAATCCACCTATATTTGATCAAACATCGTATAGCGGTTATGTAACGGAGAATATACCACTAAGAACGTCCATTTTTTCCATAACAGCAACAGATTCAGACTGTGATCAAAATGCCAAAGTCACTTACTCTCTAATGGAAGGTCGTATTCTTGAAATTCCTTTGTCATCCTACATCTCCATTAACCCAGAGACCGGAGTTATCTACGCACTACAGTCCTTCGACTATGAGCAATTCAAAGAACTTCAAATTCAAGTGAAGGCTGAAGATGGAGGATATCCGCCTCTCAGTAGCAACGTCACTGTTACTCTTTTCATAGTCGATCAGAATGATAATGCTCCTCAAATCCTATATCCTTCTCTTCCCACCGATGGTTCCACTGGTGTAGAGTTGGCTCCTCGTTCCTCTGAGCCGGGTTATCTCGTAACCAAGGTAGTGGCTGTTGATGCCGACTCCGGACAAAATGCCTGGCTTTCATACCACCTTCTGGGAACTAAGGACTCAGGTCTCTTCACTGTGGGTCTTCACACTGGAGAAATCAGAACAGCTCGTTCGTTTCTAGACAAAGATATCGTTAAACAAAATCTAGTCATTGTGGTGAAGGACAACGGTCAACCTTCTCTCTCTTCTACGGCTACTCTCACTGTGATGATAGCAGACACCGTCTCTGAAATGGTTTCTGGGTTGAGCAGTCTTTCAGCTCCTGCAGATACGGAAGCAAACCTCACTTTGTATTTGGtcattgctgttgctgttgtGTCCTGCTTGTTCTTCGTCTTCATAATAGTGTTGTTGGTCCTCAAGCTGCATAAGTGGAAAGATTCAACATTGTTTGAGTCTTCCGATGCGAATTTCCATGCGGTCCCTACTTCTCAGTTCCTGGGCATTGATGGGGTCAGAGCCTTTCTTCAGTCTAATTCTCAGGAAGTCTTTTTAACCACAGATTCTGGGAAAAGTCAGTACAAATTTCCAAGTACAAGATGCTCAGATGCTCTCACTAATACCCAAACATCTGCACAACAGGATTTCTTCTTACTTTCCGATGATTCGGATAATAAGGATCAAATATTAGTTCAGGTGAGTTTGTAAGCCGACACTCTTTTTATACGAAACGTCATATGTGCTAACCCGGTAAGCTTTAGTTGATGGGTTATTGCTAGCAAAACCATCCGAATACAAATCTGCAAAGGGTTAGACAGAGGAGTAAGATAAGCAAGTAGTCTTTCAAGGATGGGCGAAGGAAACAACTGTTTTAATAGCctggatgaaaaaaaatataCCCCTTGTCCTTAATGAAACCTGTGTGTTAACTATTTTCTTTCAATCTGTACCTCTGAACAAAATCTTGAATAATATTGTCTTTTATTTATGGGCTATATGGGTATGGAAGTCGCTTCTTTTAACCGAGAAAgttcttatatatttttattttaaaatttagccAGTCGTTTTTGTACTATATGGATAGGCTACACAGGTAAGATCATGACAACTGTTTCAAAACTCCATTTCCTTTATTCATTATAGGTCTCTACAGTATCGTTTCCAAATATTTGTGTAATTAAACGTCATCTACTTTTTATATTAAGTCCAActaatttctaaaaaaaaaaaaaaaaaaaaaagaatgaaacaaTATTGGAAGAAATATACGGTTTTAGATCCGGGAGGAGCAGAATCCTACTGAATTCCAGATAAGATAATCTTTTTATTTGCATTGGATTTTTTAATCTGTGGGATGAAATTATGCATCCGCAGTACTAAAGCGTTAATTTTACGATCAATCTATTCTCACCCGCTTGGCGTTGTTAACGTTCGATCTTCTGAGCTCCACTGCAGTTCACACGCTGAGACTCGGTGTGCCGCTGTCGGCCAATGCGGAGCCAAAGCAGGCGCACGAGATCCACTGGAGCGTCCGCTGCTATTATTTGCACACTCATACAACGCAGATCGAAGAAAGGAACGAGCAGAGAGGGGAGCGAGCAAGAGTAATCATCCTTACATCCTCAGCAATATTACATGGTTTTTCTCCCCGCTGGTTTTCTGTTATCTGAAGAATTTTTTTGAATGTCACATATTCCCGTAACAACCTAAACTGAAGATTTAGCAAATTGACAATGGCTGGAATGGAACTCAATCAGAGGAAGAGACGGCAAGTATTGCTTTCTTTCTTATTCTTATGGCTGTGTCAGGCAGCTTCTGGCCACATTTCTTACTcaatatttgaagaaatggagaAAGGGTCTCTTGTGGGGAATATTGTTAAAGACTTGGGTCTGAACACACGAGAATCGTCAGATCGGAAACTCCGCGTTGTTTCAGCTGCAAAGAAGCAATACTTTACCGTGAATTTAGAAACTGGAAATTTGCACGTAAATGAGAGGATAGACAGGGAGGAAATGTGTGGAGATGCGCCAGATTGTTTTCTAAATTTCGAAACAGTCGTTGAAAACCCTTTGAATGTTTTTCATGTCAAGGTCTCAATTCAGGATATCAATGACAATCCGCCGAGTTTCTTGAAACATGCAATTGACCTGGAAATTAGCGAGGCCACTTTGCCGGGCGCGCGCTTTGTTCTAGGATATGCTCGTGATCCAGACGTCGGTATCTATTCCCTACAGACTTATGAGCTCGCGCCCATTCAGCATTTTATCTTGGAAGAAAAAGAGAGCAGTGATGGTAATAGATATGCTGAAATGGTATTGGAGAAACCTTTAGACCGTGAAAAGCAGAATATCCATCACCTGCTTCTGACAGCATCTGACGGTGGAGATCCGGTTAAAACTGGTGCCATTCGCATTAACGTTATTGTGACTGATGCCAATGATAATGCGCCGGTATTCAGTGAAGAAGTCTACCAGATCAGTCTCAAGGAGAACACCCCAAGAGATTCACTAGTGTTGCAACTAAAAGCCAGTGATAATGACGAAGGATCCAATGCAAAAATAACATACTCTTTTAGCAACTTACCACGTAATGCTCAGGACATGTTTAGTCTAAATTCTGAAAACGGTGAAATCAAGCTTGTACAATATTTGGATTATGAGAAAGTGAAAAGTTATAAAATGGTGGTGGAAGCAAAGGATGGTGGAGGTCTGGCTTCCTATTGTAAACTTCAAATAGAGATAGTTGACTTAAATGACAACGCTCCAGAGATAACGCTCACATCCGTCTTGAGTCTAGTTCCCGAAGATTCTCCTCTAGGTACAGTTATAGCATTAATCAATGTCCATGACCAAGATTTTGCCGAAAATAAAGAGATTAACTGTTACATCAAAGAAGACGTTCCTTTTAAATTAGTATCTACTGCTAGTCGGTACTACAAACTCCTTACAACAGATTCACTAGACAGAGAAAAGAACTCAGCATATAATATTACAGTTATGGCCCTAGACAGGGGATCTCCTCCTCTATCCAGCAGCTCTACTATCCGATTAGAAATATCTGATGTCAATGATAATCCGCCTGTTTTTCATCAGGCTTCCAACATTGCTTATGTTCAAGAGAATAATTCACCTGGTGCCTCTATTTACAAAGCCAACGCTTCAGATTTGGACTGGGACCAAAACTCCTTAATTACGTACTCCATACTTAACCAGTACGTTGATCAAGTGCCTGTGTCCTCCTACGTCTCTGTTAATTCACTGACCGGGGTTATTTACGCTCAGCGTTCATTTGACTATGAACAGTTCAGGGAATTTCAGTTCCAAATACAGGCTCGAGACCATGGAATCCCAACTCTCAGTAGCAACGTCACAGTTAAAGTCTTTGTTCTAGATCAAAATGACAATGCGCCTCAAATCCTGCACCCTTCACGTGCACCCGATGGGTCTGCTATGTTCGAGATGGTTCCTCGTTCTTCTGGTCAAGGTTTTCTGGTGACTAAAGTGGTAGCTGTGGACGCTGATTCTGGGCACAACGCTTGGCTCTCCTACCATCTCAGCCAGATCCAAGAACCCCCAGTGTTTACTATTGGGCTTCATAATGGTGAAATTAGGACCTCCCACGTCTTTACAGATAGAGATATTGTAAAGCAGAGATTAGTCATTGTGGTGAAGGATCATGGGCAGCCTCCTCTTTCCTCTACTGTTACTCTGAACATTGTGTTTGCAGAAACCCTACAAGAGGCTCTTCCTGAATTAAATAATCAATCTAGTGATTTAGACTATCAGTCAaatttaaacatatatttagtaaTAGCTCTAGCTCTCATTTCTTCCTTATTCTTTTTCACCGTGATGATAGCAGTACTTCTAAAATGCAGGAGGAAAGATTCCACCACTTTTGACACCCTATGCACTGACTTTTATTCCCATATCAGCCCCAAATTACAATCTAACTATAACGACGGGACTTTGGCACTGCCTTACCCATATGAGGACCGCCTTGCTCTAGATTCAGGTGAAAATGAGTTCACTTTTCTCAAGCAATGTCAGCAACAACCAAAACAGAACCTCCTTGATGCTGGTGATTCTGGTATAGGGATCGAGTCTCTAAGAGGATCCCTGGGAACAGAAAGCCAAAAACAGGTGAGTTATGTTTCTAACTAGGTTTTTTCAGCAATTTCTACTTTGTTGGACTAACTGTGAAGGACAATTATGTCACCATTATTTAAAAGAAGAATTGAATAATGTTGGCAATGTATTTTAACAGCCTCATGATGAAATATGTATTTTGATATTTTCTTTGCAAAGTGTGTAGAATAATCTGAAATTTGAAGAACAATTGTCCAATTCTTAAGCATTCACTTACCAGCTCTGAACTTGCAAGTAAGCCTCTTAGATATTAGATATTCTTAGTTCCTTCCTTAAATTATTTTCATGCTTGTGTACAGTGTCATGCTAAGGTTAATGACAGTGTTGGCTAaggtttaaaagaaagaaaaatatttttgcttTATCTTTCATTATAGACAGCTTCATATAGGATTTGCTTTTCTTTGTGTTCTTATTCTCTGTCTTCCTTTGGTAACATATCATcagtagaagggggggggggcatcaaatTCAATCCTTGAAGTCCACAAccaagcctggttttcaggattttcactatgctattttttttattttttttttgggggggaggggttgccaggtacaagtgacctggatttgccaccatgAAGACAAGCTATTGGGTATATGAACCATTGGTtggacccagtaaagctattcttatgttcttatgatatgtatgagatctatttgcttgcaaaGGAAGCAAtggatgcaaatagatatcatacatattcattttggaaatcctgaaaacctggctgcgTGGTGGGCCTCAAGAACTGGATTTGTTTTCTTCAGTTCAGTCCATCAATAACATCTTTAGATCATCAATAACAACTTTAGAttttcacttttttcattccgtatttttctgactgaatgaaaaaagtgaaaaaaaaaaaatcattggaatAAGTGTATAGTCCTTGATGAAAACTGccaaactttgttggttgggctgagaaattttcagtggccccttgtaacgTGCTTGTATTTTGCATTTATACTTGCTTGAAAGAAACTGACCTTGGTGaatctttaaatatattttcaaataatctAAGAACTTGTTGGCAAATGTCATTTTGAATGCTAGAATAACTTCATTTTCAGAATTATATGGATCAACATTTTTGAAAGGTACAGTTGTTCTTACAGATAATAAAAATTGGACCATTCAAGTTACCCAATTCCAGCAAGTAGATTTTAGACCAGTCCTGGATTACAAGGGACtgatgaaaagttttcagcccaaacaagaagagaatgatgtggagccatgaaacttacaagttattccacaccttTCTTCCAGCAGCCTCCTGTATAgtaatgtcataatgtctcattccaccaatatctaagagccagcctcattggtgatgtcacaatggcttggtttccctatacctgtgtccatttactagatgcatttgcctcattgaaatgaaagtgTCGAGAaacatgtggaataacttgtaagtttcatggctacacatcattatcttcttggttgggctgagaacccttCAGCAGTCCCTCGTACTGGCAACATTACCCTGATGCATAATGGAAACTagagcactgatttcaatggatagaatctgTGACTACAAATATCATGAAGATGGCTTGAAATGTTTggtaagaaaaaaaagataagttaaacaacatagtctccatcaaggattgtacacttagtccagcgagttcgCCGTTTGTtagtatcataggaaaaataacatgaaaaaaaaaaggaaactcaTTGGACTAAGTCCttgatggagactatgttgtttaacttgattttgtaccaaacttttcaaaccaccctcgtatattTAAAACCAGGCCTGGCCAAAAAGTCACCTATAATTAAAGCCCAATACTTCTTGGGAAGAAGTTTGGAAGAAAGAGGTACTCAATCATATGGAAACGCTGTGGAATTAACAGCTTTTCTGGAATCTTCTTTAGATGTTTATGCAGAGAACTACTATGGTTGCTACTTTTGTCTTTGAGATGGATAGAAACAATGTTTATCATCTTCAAATACATGAATGATCTGGTTTTAGGTTCAAAAATTCATGTATTTCCTGATATATCTAAACACTCTCAGAATTGACACCAGGCGTTTCTGGCATTGAAACCTAGAGCTTTGGCACTACAAGCTTCTCTTCTTTTCTTATACATTTTCCTTGTAATTGTATGACAGTGTTTCAGAATAAGAATTACGTAAGTTTTGAACTCCAACAGTTGCATGCTTTTAGCAAGCTGAGGAAATTAAATCCAAATTGTCATCCCAGATAAATAAACGCTGTGGGCTAGAGTTTTGGTAGGTGGGGACATGTTCTATATTACTTATTTCTTGTTGTCTATAAGGTatagacctggattggccaccatgagaacgggctactgggcttgatggaccattggtcttacccagtaaggctattcttatatattTCTAGTATTctggatccttttttttttcttattatgtGGACAATTATGATTAACTAATTGCTTGTTTTGTAGTTTCTTATTGattaatttcttttctttctaatatCACAACTTGGTTGGTATGTGATTAAAATTAAAactgtataaataaaaaaaataaagcactGAACCATATTATAGGTTTATAATTTTTAGCACTTAAGGTAGCTCTAAGATTCTGAAACTAGACAATTCTACAGCATTTAGAGAAAAATCAACTGTGTTTGATTCATACTGTGACATTCTGGTGAGATATAATCTGAATTCTGGTGTaaaatttaggccctcttctattaaactgtgcttgcagtttttagcacggtgaGCCACGCTAAATGtcccccgcgctgctcccgatgctcatagagttcctatgagcgtcgggagcagcgtgggccattcagtgtggctcaccATGCTAAACTGCTAGcatagtttaatagaagagggggctagtctCTCTATTTTAAGAACCAAGAATCAGAGCTATGATGAGTGACTAAAGTAATCAGCGTATGAAGCAGTTACCTTAGTTCCAAAGAAAATTAGctttttaaggggtccttttactaaggcatgctaacccatttagcacatgctaactgatttagtgcacgctaaatgctaaggtgcccatagaatataacgggcaccatagcatttagcgtgcactaaatcgattagcgtgtgctaaatcagttagtgcacactaaattggttagagcaccttagtaaaaggacccctaaataagtAGTAAATCTGGCTTTTCTGTTCTACAAGAACTTTCTTTCCTGCTACCTTTGATTTAAATTCTTCTGTATTTGTGTCAGCTATTTATATGTTCAGTGAAGTGTATCTGTATTTTGTCTTGAGttcttattatgttttctttGGTGGCTATAGAGATTTAGTGAGAATTTGAGGAGTCAGGGTGCTGGCTTGGCTGATGGCCATGTGAAAATCAGGGTTTGAAACGTTGAACTTTGTGGTCGTCTGATAGCAAAGGGGATCCTCGTGGTACATGTGGAGAGCAGTGGTGGGGTCAGAcaaaagacataggggaagaattggggtagggCTAAGTAAGGGATTTTGTGAAGAATTTATGGGAAGTGAACAaatctaaaatggatgtttatctttatctgccatcatgtttctataacaggtgataggctcaggaataatctaaggacatacttttttaaagaaaaggtggtagatgcgtggaacagtctcccggaagagatggtggagacagagactgtgtctgaattcaagagagccagggataggcacgtgggacctcttggagagagaaagagatgggctgtggatgggcagactagatgggccatttggcctttatctgccatcatgtttctgtttctttcagtcttcatctgccatcatatcCTAGAAACTACTGGTTAAGCTTGACAAAGAATACAAAACAGGTATATCCCTAAAAACTccatgtgcaaatttgggcacatgtCCAATTTGCGTATGcaatttaattaaataacaagccaattaatgCTGATAATTGTGCACTAAAAATCAACAATTTGAATTTACACATGCATCTTTGTAGTTGATAAATTAtaaagatgcatgcataaattgTTTCACACAGATCTGAAAAGGGGAATGGCaatgggagggacatgggcagGTCAGGCTCATTTCTAGAATTTGCATCTAGAATATGGCAGATCCATGCCTAATATAATACAACTgggtaattgaataaattgaatattgttccaaaggaaatatagcacaaacagcaaaaaaggaacaataatagttattaatacagtttcaaaaatggcgtttagaatccaaaagtagagtaaaataactcagcatagggaaaaacccttttataaactttcatagaatcaatcattgcaccatcttgttagaataaatgatttttaaataacttcatagattcataagtaattcttaaatctccataatgtgaaaataaagtccaaagtccaaagttttgtgaaaagctaatataagtaaacagacttagtttcaatgtctctgcagcggtgacccagcggggttctgacgcgttcATGTCATAGAACACGAGgaagtttcttttcccttttgaattaggtcacacacagcattagcgggttctctgaggaagccaggacggcgaaacgcgtcagaaccccgctgggtcaccgctgcagagacattgaaactaaatctgtttacttatattagcttttcacaaaactttggactttggactttattttcacattatggagatttaagaattacttatgaatctatgaagttatttaaaaatcatttattctaacaagatggtgcaatgattgattctatgaaagtttataaaagggtttttccctatgctgagttattttactctacttttggattctaaacgccatttttgaaactgtattaataactattattgttccttttttgctgtttgaGATCCATGCCTAATACAGGCATGTACACCAGGTTTCAATTGGTGCAAATCTTGG
The nucleotide sequence above comes from Geotrypetes seraphini chromosome 18, aGeoSer1.1, whole genome shotgun sequence. Encoded proteins:
- the LOC117351717 gene encoding protocadherin gamma-A11-like; this encodes MQRNWDLKGIMLIWWTIATALKMVAGQIRYSIPEEMEEGSFVGNAAKDLGLDLRELSARGVRIISKGRTQYFALDLKNGYLYINEKIDREQLCGHVIPCLLNIEILADGTAKLYAVEIEIQDINDNAPSFLNKEILLKCSETTVPGTRFILPKAQDPDVGINSLQSYHLSANKHFALDVQTGKDGLKHAKLILAKSLDREEQAGHHLVLTAADGGDPVRSSTVQIRVIVLDANDNAPVFTETVYKVDVPENVAEGTIVLVISATDQDQGTYSEITYSFIEITEKASKIFQLNSKTGEISVIGNLDFEESELYEIEVQAEDGGGLTALSKLILQVINVNDNIPEISISSFVNSIKEDSPVGTLIALLKVEDRDSGEHGQVVCSIPNNLPFQFNRSFGSYYSLKTDKTLDREQVSEYNITITVTDKGTPPLSTIKNITLQISDINDNPPIFDQTSYSGYVTENIPLRTSIFSITATDSDCDQNAKVTYSLMEGRILEIPLSSYISINPETGVIYALQSFDYEQFKELQIQVKAEDGGYPPLSSNVTVTLFIVDQNDNAPQILYPSLPTDGSTGVELAPRSSEPGYLVTKVVAVDADSGQNAWLSYHLLGTKDSGLFTVGLHTGEIRTARSFLDKDIVKQNLVIVVKDNGQPSLSSTATLTVMIADTVSEMVSGLSSLSAPADTEANLTLYLVIAVAVVSCLFFVFIIVLLVLKLHKWKDSTLFESSDANFHAVPTSQFLGIDGVRAFLQSNSQEVFLTTDSGKSQYKFPSTRCSDALTNTQTSAQQDFFLLSDDSDNKDQILVQVSL